The following DNA comes from Arcobacter cloacae.
ACTGTTTTTAAAGGCATAGGGATTACTAATATTGTAACTATAATTAAAATAGCTGGATCTATATAAGGTGTAATCCATTGAAGATTAGTATTCATAGCAAAATATCCAAATCCAAAGGCTATAAGATAACCAAATGACATTGAAGCAGAAATTAACCAGCTAATTGAATCAAGGGTAAGAAATTCTGAATTTATAGTTTTATTTGCTTTTTTGATATAAAAACCTAAACTAAGTTCTATAACTATTGATATTAAAGTAATTATTATTGCATAACCAAATAATATCTCTCTTCCACCTAATAAAAAACTATCAATTGCATTTATAAAAGCATAAGTAGCAGCAGTAATTAATAAAATACCATTTACTCCTAAAACAATTGGTTCAAGATGCCAAAAGCCCATAGTAAAATGTTTTTCAAGCCTACTATTAACAAAATCTTTAGAGGTCGAATTTATTATTAGTTTTGCTACAATTAAAGCAAGAGTTGTCATAACTGCATCTATTAATCCATAAATACTATCAAAAATAATAGTAGCAGAACTAGCAAGTAAACCAAAAATAATTCCAATAATTGCTAGTATGATTGTACTAAATATAGAAATTTTAAGTAAATTAGCTTCTGTTTTTAAATTCATATAAATTCTCTTAAACATAGATATACAATAAAAGATATTTTGTATTGTGAATTAATATTATATTTAAAAATGGTTACAATAGAGTAATTATTTTTTTATAAATTATTTGATTTTTACATTTGGTAAATTTTTTAATTTTATAAAAATCATTGAAGTCATTAATGCATCATTATAAGCATCATGTTTACCTAAACTTGGTATTTCTAAATCCTGCATTATTGTATTAAATCTTAAATCAATATAACTTTGAGGAATAACATCTATTTTATAATCATGATAAATTTCTGAAACTTCAAGAGCTTTATTTGGAAGTTTAATTCCTAGTTTAGGTTTTAAATATTTATTTATCATCGCAATATCAAATTCTAAAAAATAACCCACTAAAGTTCTATTTCCAATATATTCTAAAAATTCTTCAATTACATTATTAATATCTTCAGCATCAGCTAAATCACACTCTCTTATATGATGAATCTTTATAGCATCTGCTTGTAATTTTGTTTTTGGTTTTACAAATTTTACAAACTTTTTACTAGAAACAATAGTATTATTTTTTATTATAACTGCACCAATAGATACTATATCGTCAATTTTAGGGTTTAGTCCAGTTGTTTCACAATCAAAACAAACATACTCATCTTCAATTGGTTTATCGAATAAAAATGAGTATTTTTCATCTTTTAAATTTTTTTTATTAAAGTAGTTTTTTATAGTTCTAAACATAGTTCAACTTAAAATGAAATTCTAATTTTTTCTTTAATTTATTTATAATTTTAAAAGAGTCTTTTAGTAAATCTTTTTCCATAGTATTTAAATTATTCGGATTGATATAATTATCAATCTCTTCTTTTTTATCTAATTTATCTAAATTTGATTTCAATCTTAGATTTGTTAAAAAATTAAATGCCATAGTTAATTCTTTTGCTAATTCTTCTTCTAAAACACCTTTTTCTGATAATTTTTTTATTCTTTTTGCTGTGTTAGCATTAAATATTTTATTTTCTAAGCTTAGACTTCTAATTCCTTGAACAATTATAAAAATCCCACCTTTTTTTATATCTATCTCATTTTTGTGTTTATTATCTTTACTGTTTAAAACAAAACCATCAAAGAATCCTAATGGCACATCAAAACCTGTAATTATTTTTGCAAAATGTGAATTGAATTGTTGAGAATTTCCGCAAACATTGAATAGATATTCTTTTAATTTAGTAATTAGTTCTTTATCCCCTGAAACACAAACTGCATCATAAAAAATAGCAATATTCATAAAGTTATCACCTGAAGGTTCATTTACCCATTTGAAAATTAAATCTTTAAAATCAGATTTTTTTCTACACCAATAAGGATTTGAAACCATTATATTTCCTGGACATCTTGGAAAACCAAAATCAACTAAAGTTTCAGTAAATATATGGGTAAACTCTTTAAGTTTTTCATCACTAATAGTGCAATCATCAGCTAAAATCAATGCATTATCTTGGTCAGTTTTAAGAATTTGTTCTCCTCTTCCTTCACTTCCCATAACAACTAAACATGATTTCTCATAAAGTTCAGCAGGTGCTAAAATTTTATATAGTTTATCAAGTAATTTTTTGTTTAATTGATTAATTAATTTTGAGATAAACTCAATTTTTACACCTTTTGCATTTAATGATTTAATGATTTTAATAAAAGATAAAGAGGCTTCTTTTAACTCTTCTACTGTTTCTGCTTTCACTATTTGATTTGATACAGCAAAGGTGTTTGTAGCAAAAAAAGATGATAATGATATTTGATCTAAAATACCAATTATTTCTTCATTTTCATTTCTTACAACAACCCTTTTAATACCATGTTTTGCCATCAAAAGTTGAGCATTAAATAAAAAATCATCTTCATATACAAAGATTAATCCTTTTGATGCAATTTTAATAACTTTATCATCAAAATCCATACGGTTTAAAATTACTTTTTGTCTAAAATCTGAATCTGTAACTATATACATTTCTTGATTATTATCTTTTAATAAAACTGTTGGAACTTTCTCTTTTTTTATTATGCTTGCTGCTTCATATATTGTTTTTTCTGTATCAATAATTACTGCTTTATGTATTTTTGCATCTTTTACTTTTGCAACCATAATATTTGCCATATCTTTATTTTTTTCATGGGAAATATTATTGTTTAGCTTTTCTGAAATTGATTGAAAAAAGTAGTTTTCAAGTTCTTGATTTTCATGTAATATTTGAATAAAAAATTTTCTAGGTAAAATATAACATATAGTCTCTTCAGTTGTTACAAAAGAGTTTTTTGAGTAGTTTTCTATTAAAGATATTGAATCAAATATCTCATTTTTTGAGTATATAGATAAAACTTCATCTTCTTGTTTTTCTTGAATTAACCCTTTTAAAATAAAGAATAAAAATTCAGGAGAAGAACCTTGTGCTTGAACAATTTCATTTGCTTTATAATAAGCAATATCTAAATTATCTATAAAATCATCAATCTGATCTGAAGTTAAATGATTAAAAGGATGAATTGATGAAATAAATGCTTTTTGTTCTAATATACTCATAAGACCTCTTTAAGAATAAGTATAAAATGATAGCTAAAAATTAATAAGATTATTATTTGAAAAAGTTATAAAATAGATGATTATAAAAGAATTTACCAAAGGAAAATCCTTTGGTAAATAAAAGTTAGTGAGAAACTGCTCCAGCAGCACCAATACCAGTGTTTGCTCTAACATTTTGTGCTCTAAATAGTTCTCTTTCATGTTTTGCTCTATCTGATGTGTCAATTTTAGAGAAGAACCAAATTGAAACGAAAGCAACAGTTACAGAGAATAGTGCAGGGTGAGCATAAGGGAAAATAGCTTTTTCATTTCCTAAAATTTCAACCCAAACATTTGGACCTAAAATAACTAATGCAACAGCAGTAATTAATCCCATAAATCCACCAATAAACGCACCTCTTGTTGTTAATCTTGACCAATAAATTGATAAGAATAAAATTGGGAAGTTTGCACTTGCTGCAATACCAAACGCTAATCCAACCATATAAGCAATGTTTTGAGATTCAAAAGCAATACCTAAAGTTACTCCAATAACACCAACTAAAATAACAGTGATTTTTGAAATTTTTACAATTTTTTCATCACTAGCATTTGGGTTGATAACATTTGCGTAAATATCATGTGAAATTGCTGATGCACCAGCAAGTGTTAATCCTGAAACAACAGCTAAAATAGTAGCAAATGCAACAGCTGAAATAAATCCTAAGAATGCATTTCCACCTAACATATGAGATAAGTGAACAGATGCCATATTTGAACCACCAAATAACTTACCATCTACAAAATATTGAGCACCTTCAGCAGAATTTAAAAATGCTATAGCACCAAATCCAACTACAGTAATAATAACCCAGAAATATGCTACAAATCCAGTTGCATAAACAACAGATTTTCTAGCTTCTTTTGCATTTCCAACTGTAAAAAATCTCATTAATACGTGAGGTAAACCAGCTGTTCCAAGCATTAATGCCATACCTAAAGAAATAGCAGAAATAGGGTCACTTATAAATCCTCCTGGACTTAAAATAGCTTCACCTAATGAGTGGTTTTCAACTGCTTTAACAGCTAAAGCTTCAAATGAGAAATTAAAGTGATATAAAACCATAATGGCCATAAATGAAACACCAGAAAGTAATAAAACAGCTTTGATAATTTGTACCCAAGTAGTTGCAAGCATCCCTCCAAATGTTACATAAATAATCATTAATGCTCCAACCATAAATACAGCGTATTCATACTCCATACCAAATAAAACTTGAATTAGTTTTCCAGCTCCAACCATTTGTGCAATAAGATATAAAATTACAACAGATAAAGAACCAAATGCAGCAAGAGTTCTAATCTCTTTTTGACCTAATCTATAAGCTGCAATATCTGCAAATGTAAATTTACCTAAGTTTCTTAATTTTTCAGCCATGAAAAAAAGAATTACAGGCCAACCAACTAGGAAAGAAACGGCATAGATAACTCCATCATAACCCTTCATATAAATAAGTCCAGATACTCCAAGAAATGCAGCAGCAGACATATAATCACCAGCAATTGCTAAACCATTTTGAAAACCAGTTATTCCTCCACCAGCTGTATAAAAATCATTTGCTGATTTTGTTTTTCTAGCTGCCCAATAAGTAATACTCAATGTTCCAGCAATAAATATTAAGAACATGATAATTGCAGGAATATTAAGTTCTCTTTTTGTTGCTTCAAAAGTTGCATCACCTGCTGCAAATGCTGTTAAAGCTATAAGTGAGATAAGTGCTAATATTTTTAACATTATAATAAATCCTTTACATCTTTTTTAATATCGTTAGTTAAATCTTCAAACTCTGAATTTGCTTTTTTTACATATACCAAAGTTGTTAAAAAACTAAGTACTAAAATTGCTAATGCAATAGGAAATGCAATAGTAGTCATGTTATCTCCAATTTTTGCTGCTAACAGTTCTTTGTCAAATGCAATTACTAAAATAAATGCATAAAACATAACTAATACAAAAATACCAAGCTTAATACCTAAGCCATTTCTTTTTGAAACTAATTCTTTATATTTAGGATTAGATTCAATTCTTTCAACCAATTCGTCGTTCATTCTGCTTCCTTTTTGATAAGATAATAAATTTTCATTTATTACCATTTTTCATAAATACTAAATTAATTAATAGCATTAAAATAGCAAATGAAAAAAAGTAACTGATTATACATATAAAAGCTTTTTTTTATTAGTTAATTGAATAAAATGTGTAAGAATTGTGTAAAAATTTGTAAAATTGTAACAAAAATACGAATATAAATTATTAAATTTAATTGTTTAAATTAAGTTTCAGTTAAGATTTGATTATAAGAATAAATTATAAAATAGAATTACTAAAGAGATTTCTCTCTTTAGTAAAAAAATACTAGTGATCAACAGCTCCATCAGCTCCGATACCAGTTTCAGCTCTAATTTGTTGAGCTTCAAATCCACCTTTATCTTCTTCAGCTCTCGCAGATTTATCTGTAATAGAGAAGAACCAAATACCAATAAATGCTGCAAGAATTGAGAATAATGCAGGTTGTGTATATGGGAATATAGCCGTTTCAAATCCAAAAATATCAACCCATACAGTTTTACTTAATACAACTAAAAGAACAGCAGTAATAAGACCTAAGAATCCACCAATGAATGCTCCTCTTGTTGTTAGTTTAGACCAGTAAATTGATAAAATTAAGATTGGGAAGTTAGCTGATGCAGCAACTGCAAACGCTAAACCAACCATGAAAGCAATATTTTGATTTTCAAATGCAAATCCTAATAAAATAGCAACAATACCAATAACTAAAACTGTTCTTTTTGAAACTTTCATTTCTTCTTCATCTGTAGCTTTACCTTTTCTAATAACAATTGCATATAAATCATGTGCAATAGAGTTAGAAGCAGCAAGAGTAAGTCCTGCAACAACCGCTAAGATTGTAGCAAAAGAAACAGCAGCAATAAATCCTAAGAAAATATCTCCACCAATAGCAGAAGATAAGTGAACCGCAGCCATGTTATTTCCACCGATGATATTTTTCATATCAATAACACCGTCTTTAAAGTACATAGTTGCTTCTGGACTTAATAAGAAAACAACAGCACCTAATCCAACAATACCAATAATTAAATAGAAATATCCAATAAATCCAGTTGCCCAAACAACAGACTTTCTAGCTTCTCTTGCATTTCCAACTGTAAAGAATCTCATAAGAATGTGAGGTAACCCAGCAGTTCCAAGCATTAATGCAAGTCCTAATGATATAGCAGAAACTGGATCAGATACGAATGGACCTGGATTTAATATAGCTTCACCTTTTGGATGCATACTAATAGCCTCAGCTGCTAAAGATATAAAAGAGAATCCATAGTGAGAAAGTACCATAAATGCAATAAATGTTACTCCTGATAAAAGTAATACAGCTTTTATAATTTGTACCCAAGTAGTTGCAAGCATACCACCAAAAGTTACATAAACAATCATTAATGCACCAACAATAACAACTGACCAAGCATAAGGGATATGGAATAATAATTCAATTAATTTACCAGCACCAACCATTTGAGCAATTAAATAAAAAGTTACAACTGTTAAAGAACCAAACGCTGCAAGAATTCTTATTTTTTGTTCATCTAATCTATATGCAGCAATATCTGTAAAGTTGAATTTACCTAAGTTTCTTAATTTTTCAGCCATTAAGAATAATATAATTGGCCAACCAACTAAAAATCCAATAGCATAAATCATACCATCAAATCCATGTAAGAAAATCATTCCTGAAATACCAAGGAATGATGCCGCAGACATATAATCTCCAGCAATTGCTAGACCATTTTGGAATCCTGAAATTCCACCACCTGCTGTATAGAAATCTGAAGCAGATTTTGTTTTACTAGCAGCCCATTTTGTAATACCCATAGTTCCTACAATAAATATAAAGAACATAATTACAGCATTAATATTTAAAGCTTTATCACCTTCAGCAGCAAATAATGCTAATGATG
Coding sequences within:
- a CDS encoding 3'-5' exonuclease; translation: MFRTIKNYFNKKNLKDEKYSFLFDKPIEDEYVCFDCETTGLNPKIDDIVSIGAVIIKNNTIVSSKKFVKFVKPKTKLQADAIKIHHIRECDLADAEDINNVIEEFLEYIGNRTLVGYFLEFDIAMINKYLKPKLGIKLPNKALEVSEIYHDYKIDVIPQSYIDLRFNTIMQDLEIPSLGKHDAYNDALMTSMIFIKLKNLPNVKIK
- a CDS encoding DUF485 domain-containing protein — translated: MNDELVERIESNPKYKELVSKRNGLGIKLGIFVLVMFYAFILVIAFDKELLAAKIGDNMTTIAFPIALAILVLSFLTTLVYVKKANSEFEDLTNDIKKDVKDLL
- a CDS encoding putative nucleotidyltransferase substrate binding domain-containing protein, which produces MSILEQKAFISSIHPFNHLTSDQIDDFIDNLDIAYYKANEIVQAQGSSPEFLFFILKGLIQEKQEDEVLSIYSKNEIFDSISLIENYSKNSFVTTEETICYILPRKFFIQILHENQELENYFFQSISEKLNNNISHEKNKDMANIMVAKVKDAKIHKAVIIDTEKTIYEAASIIKKEKVPTVLLKDNNQEMYIVTDSDFRQKVILNRMDFDDKVIKIASKGLIFVYEDDFLFNAQLLMAKHGIKRVVVRNENEEIIGILDQISLSSFFATNTFAVSNQIVKAETVEELKEASLSFIKIIKSLNAKGVKIEFISKLINQLNKKLLDKLYKILAPAELYEKSCLVVMGSEGRGEQILKTDQDNALILADDCTISDEKLKEFTHIFTETLVDFGFPRCPGNIMVSNPYWCRKKSDFKDLIFKWVNEPSGDNFMNIAIFYDAVCVSGDKELITKLKEYLFNVCGNSQQFNSHFAKIITGFDVPLGFFDGFVLNSKDNKHKNEIDIKKGGIFIIVQGIRSLSLENKIFNANTAKRIKKLSEKGVLEEELAKELTMAFNFLTNLRLKSNLDKLDKKEEIDNYINPNNLNTMEKDLLKDSFKIINKLKKKLEFHFKLNYV
- a CDS encoding cation acetate symporter, encoding MLKIFTLLGLSSLALFAAEGDKALNINAVIMFFIFIVGTMGITKWAASKTKSASDFYTAGGGISGFQNGLAIAGDYMSAASFLGISGMIFLHGFDGMIYAIGFLVGWPIILFLMAEKLRNLGKFNFTDIAAYRLDEQKIRILAAFGSLTVVTFYLIAQMVGAGKLIELLFHIPYAWSVVIVGALMIVYVTFGGMLATTWVQIIKAVLLLSGVTFIAFMVLSHYGFSFISLAAEAISMHPKGEAILNPGPFVSDPVSAISLGLALMLGTAGLPHILMRFFTVGNAREARKSVVWATGFIGYFYLIIGIVGLGAVVFLLSPEATMYFKDGVIDMKNIIGGNNMAAVHLSSAIGGDIFLGFIAAVSFATILAVVAGLTLAASNSIAHDLYAIVIRKGKATDEEEMKVSKRTVLVIGIVAILLGFAFENQNIAFMVGLAFAVAASANFPILILSIYWSKLTTRGAFIGGFLGLITAVLLVVLSKTVWVDIFGFETAIFPYTQPALFSILAAFIGIWFFSITDKSARAEEDKGGFEAQQIRAETGIGADGAVDH
- a CDS encoding cation diffusion facilitator family transporter → MNLKTEANLLKISIFSTIILAIIGIIFGLLASSATIIFDSIYGLIDAVMTTLALIVAKLIINSTSKDFVNSRLEKHFTMGFWHLEPIVLGVNGILLITAATYAFINAIDSFLLGGREILFGYAIIITLISIVIELSLGFYIKKANKTINSEFLTLDSISWLISASMSFGYLIAFGFGYFAMNTNLQWITPYIDPAILIIVTILVIPMPLKTVKKALADILLVTPSELKSHVDNVAQNIVKKYGFNSFRAYVARVGRGRQIELYFIVPKSWPPKRLEEWDLLRDEIEKELGKEDPDLWLTIVFTTDFEWAE
- a CDS encoding cation acetate symporter; translation: MLKILALISLIALTAFAAGDATFEATKRELNIPAIIMFLIFIAGTLSITYWAARKTKSANDFYTAGGGITGFQNGLAIAGDYMSAAAFLGVSGLIYMKGYDGVIYAVSFLVGWPVILFFMAEKLRNLGKFTFADIAAYRLGQKEIRTLAAFGSLSVVILYLIAQMVGAGKLIQVLFGMEYEYAVFMVGALMIIYVTFGGMLATTWVQIIKAVLLLSGVSFMAIMVLYHFNFSFEALAVKAVENHSLGEAILSPGGFISDPISAISLGMALMLGTAGLPHVLMRFFTVGNAKEARKSVVYATGFVAYFWVIITVVGFGAIAFLNSAEGAQYFVDGKLFGGSNMASVHLSHMLGGNAFLGFISAVAFATILAVVSGLTLAGASAISHDIYANVINPNASDEKIVKISKITVILVGVIGVTLGIAFESQNIAYMVGLAFGIAASANFPILFLSIYWSRLTTRGAFIGGFMGLITAVALVILGPNVWVEILGNEKAIFPYAHPALFSVTVAFVSIWFFSKIDTSDRAKHERELFRAQNVRANTGIGAAGAVSH